DNA sequence from the Chthonomonadales bacterium genome:
GGAGTTGCGGCGACTGGGAGTGACGGTCGACGAGCGCGAGGATGGGCTGCGCATCGACCCCGGTCCGCTGCGACCCACGGCGGTGAGCACTTACGACGACCATCGCATGGCGATGAGTTTCGCCGTTGCCGGCCTGCGCGCACCGGGGATCGCCATTCGCGACCCAGGGTGTGTTGCCAAGACCTTTCCGGGCTTCTTCGACGTGCTCGAGGGCATCCGGAGCGGCGGCTGACCGGCTGAGCGGGAGAGCCACCCATGCGGCACCGCGAGGTGAAGGAGGTTACGGCGACCAGGCCCGAGCCGCACGCGCGCAAGTGGCGGCAGGTGCCGGCGCTGTTGGTGTCGCTCGCCGTGCTCGCTACCGCGCTGCTCGCCTACGCCAACCTCCAGACGGCGCTGGCCGTTGACCAAATCGACGACGTGTACCGGTGTGGCACGCTGCGTGACCGCACCTGGTGGGCGTACTCCTCTGCGCGCGAGGGTCGCGCGGACGAAGCGGCCGCTCAGGTCGAGTTGATGCGCGCCGCCGTGCGGGGCTTGCGCCTCCGCTACGGCGCGGTCGCTGCCCCCGCCGCCGCGGAACTGGCGCGTTTCCAGCAAGCGATCGCCCGTCCGGGCCCGGAGGACTGGCGGGCGGCCTCCCGCATGTTCGCCGCGGCCGCCGACCTTACGCACAAGGTGCGCGGGCGGGCGGCCGCATCGCGGAGTCTTGCGGGCGTCACGCTCGGCGCCGGCCTGCTGGCGCTCGCACTGCTGCTGCTGCGCACGATGCGCCTCTGGCGTACGCTGCGCGAGGTCCAGGCCCGCCTGCGAGATCGCGATGCGACGACGCGCGCCATCCTCAACACGGCGCCCGACGCGATCGTGGCCGCCGACCAGTCGGGCGTGGTCCGGCTCGTGAACCCGGCCGCCGAGCGCCTGTTCGGGTACCCCGCCTCGGAGATGATCGGCGCGCCCTTGCGAACGCTCATGCCCGCGGCGGCGCCCAACGCCGATGGCCCCTTCGCCGCGCCCTCCAGCCCGCCCTCGGCAGCGGCCGAGCCGCCACGCCACGAGACGCGCGCGCGACGGCGCGACGGCTCGGAGTTCGCGGTCGAGTTCACCGTGAGCGACGTCTCGCTTGATGGTGAGCGGCTCTACACCGGCGTGCTTCGGGACGTGACGGAGCGCCGCGCGTTCGAGGTGAAGCTCGAGGAGCAGGTCCGCATCAACGAGCAGGCCCGGCAGGACCTGGAGCAGGCCAACCGTCTCCTGCACTGGCTGGCATCTACGGACGGCCTGACCGGCCTGCACAACCACCGCGCCTTCGTCGAGCGCATGAGCCAGGAGTTCGCGCGCTGCGTGCGCTACGGCACGCCGCTCTCGCTCGTGCTGGTCGATCTGGACCACTTCAAGGCATACAACGACGCGCGCGGCCACGCCGCCGGCGACGCCCTGCTGGCATCGGTGGGTCGCATGCTGCGCTCCGGCGCGCGCTCGGCGGATCTGGCCGCGCGGTACGGCGGAGACGAGTTCGTCCTACTCCTACCCGGCACCGACTCCGAGGGCGCGGCGGCCATCGCCGAGCGTCATCGGGAGGAGATCGCCACGGCGCCGTGGGCCAGTGGCGTCACGGCGGCGTTCGGCGTCGCCAGCGTGGACGTCAGCGTGAACACCGGCGACGCGCTTTTCGCCAGCGCCGATCGCGCGCTCTACTCCGCCAAGGCCGCCGGGGGCAACGTCGTGGAGCGGGCGCCCGGCGCGCGCGAGGTCGGCGGCGCCGCGCCGGCAGACTCCGGCTGAGCCCGCGCGCGCTCTTTTACTCTTCCAGGTAGTAGCGCACGCTGGTGATCACGATGCCACGCCGGTAGTGCAGGTGCAGCCGCAGCACCCAACCCGTGGCGTTGTGCAGGAACGTCTGCCACCACCGCGCCGGCACGAACTCCGGCAACACGACGGTTACCACGTCATCGTCGCGGATGTGCTCGGTCTCGTCCAGATACTGGAGCACGGGCCGTACCAGCGACCGATAGGGCGAGTCCAGCACCACGAGCGGCGTGCCCCCGGCGTAGCGCTCCCATTGGCCCGCCAGCGCCTGCTCGTTCGCTGCGTCGAAGGCCACGTGCACGGCGATCGCGTTGGGGTCGATGGTGCGCGCGTAGTTGAGCGCCGACAGAACGCCGCGATGGATGCGTGAGGGCACCAGGACGATCACGGTGTGCCGGATCGGCTCCTCGGCGTCCTCCGGGATCCGCGCAAGTTGCTCCGCGACCCCGCGATAGTGGCGCGCGATGCCGTAGAAGAGCGCGACCGTCGCCGCCATCAAGAGCAGCGCCATCCATGCGCCCTCGTAGAACCACGTCGTCCCGAACAGCGGCTGAGGCACGACGAACTTGGCCCGGATCACCACGACCATGACCGTGAAGGTCACCAGACCACCGAGCACGTTGATCACAAGGCCCGGCCAGTCGCGCCGGGTCGAGCGCAGAGTGTGGACGACCATGCCGGCCTGAGCGGTCGTGAACGCGATGAAGACGCCGACCGTGTAGAGCGGCAGCAGCGCGTGGGTCTCGCCGCCAAAGACCGCCAGAAAGCCCATCGCGAGGAGGGAGAGGGCGACGATGCCGTTGTCCAGGGAGAGGCGATCGCCGAGGGCCGTCAGTTGCCTGGGGAGGAACCCGTCCTCGGCGAGGATGGCGGCGAGGCGCGGGAAGGCCGCGTAGGCCGTGTTGGCGGCCAGCAGCAGGATCAGGGCGGTAAAGCCGAGCACCCCGTAGTAGAGCAGCCCTCCGGGCATCTCGGTGCCGGCCGCGGCGCGCGCGATCTGGGAGATGACCGTCTCAGTCTCGTTGGGGCCGATGTGGAAGTGCACCGCCAGGTAGGTGATGCCGGTGAACAGGGCGGCGAGGATGGCCCCGAGGATGCCGAGGGTCCACTGGGCGTTGCGCGCCTCGGGCGCGCGGAACGCCTGCACGCCGTTGGCCACCGCCTCGATGCCGGTCAGCGCGGCGCATCCCGACGCGAAGCCGCGAATGAGCAGATAGGGCGTCAGCGTCACGTCCGCGTTCGGGTTGGGAGGCATCGCCACCGATTCGACCGGGGCCCCCGTGACCAGTGCGCGAAACAGCCCGAGCGCCACGATGCCGAACATGAGGACGATGAAGCTGTAGGACGGGATCGCGACCCACACGCCGGACTCGCGCACACCGCGCAGGTTGAGGACCGCCAGGAACGCGACGACGCACAGGCAGACCGTGAGCCGATGGGACGCCAGGTCGGCGAACTGCGGGCTAACGTGATGCAAGGCGGAGAAGGTGGCGGCGACGCCCTCCGCCACGCTCACGGCGACGGTGAGCACATAGTCGACGAGGAGCGCGGACGCGGCCACCAGGCCAAGGGAGAGGCCCAGGTTCTCCCGCGCCACCAGATAGGAGCCGCCGCCGCGCGCGTACGCCTTGATCACCTGCCAGTAGGACACGACGACCAT
Encoded proteins:
- a CDS encoding diguanylate cyclase; this encodes MRHREVKEVTATRPEPHARKWRQVPALLVSLAVLATALLAYANLQTALAVDQIDDVYRCGTLRDRTWWAYSSAREGRADEAAAQVELMRAAVRGLRLRYGAVAAPAAAELARFQQAIARPGPEDWRAASRMFAAAADLTHKVRGRAAASRSLAGVTLGAGLLALALLLLRTMRLWRTLREVQARLRDRDATTRAILNTAPDAIVAADQSGVVRLVNPAAERLFGYPASEMIGAPLRTLMPAAAPNADGPFAAPSSPPSAAAEPPRHETRARRRDGSEFAVEFTVSDVSLDGERLYTGVLRDVTERRAFEVKLEEQVRINEQARQDLEQANRLLHWLASTDGLTGLHNHRAFVERMSQEFARCVRYGTPLSLVLVDLDHFKAYNDARGHAAGDALLASVGRMLRSGARSADLAARYGGDEFVLLLPGTDSEGAAAIAERHREEIATAPWASGVTAAFGVASVDVSVNTGDALFASADRALYSAKAAGGNVVERAPGAREVGGAAPADSG
- a CDS encoding APC family permease, which translates into the protein MPSIIRRLLLGRPLPTTHAVHERLPIILALPIFASDALSSVSYATEAILRQFHDYNVGHAQYGAAMALSLGIVGLILMVVVSYWQVIKAYARGGGSYLVARENLGLSLGLVAASALLVDYVLTVAVSVAEGVAATFSALHHVSPQFADLASHRLTVCLCVVAFLAVLNLRGVRESGVWVAIPSYSFIVLMFGIVALGLFRALVTGAPVESVAMPPNPNADVTLTPYLLIRGFASGCAALTGIEAVANGVQAFRAPEARNAQWTLGILGAILAALFTGITYLAVHFHIGPNETETVISQIARAAAGTEMPGGLLYYGVLGFTALILLLAANTAYAAFPRLAAILAEDGFLPRQLTALGDRLSLDNGIVALSLLAMGFLAVFGGETHALLPLYTVGVFIAFTTAQAGMVVHTLRSTRRDWPGLVINVLGGLVTFTVMVVVIRAKFVVPQPLFGTTWFYEGAWMALLLMAATVALFYGIARHYRGVAEQLARIPEDAEEPIRHTVIVLVPSRIHRGVLSALNYARTIDPNAIAVHVAFDAANEQALAGQWERYAGGTPLVVLDSPYRSLVRPVLQYLDETEHIRDDDVVTVVLPEFVPARWWQTFLHNATGWVLRLHLHYRRGIVITSVRYYLEE